The Alphaproteobacteria bacterium genome segment GAGGTGTGCCCGGCCCAGGCCATCAAAATGACGGGGCCCGCGGTCGATGGCCGCCGGCCCGGTCCGCGGATCGACGCGGCGCAAAGCCCGTGCGTTCTGTGCGATGCCATTGCTTGCGTAACCGCCTGTCCAACCAAGGCGCTCGCACCGGTGGACCGCGACGCGATCCGCATTGCCCAGATCCGCTTCGACGACACGCGGTGCTGGTCGGCCAACGGCACCGATTCGGCCTGCACGGTGTGCGCCGAGCGCTGCCCGGTGGGCGAGGGCGCGATATCCGTGGTCCCCGGCAAGGGGCCGACGATCGCGGCGGGATGCACCGGCTGCGGCGTATGCGTCCACTACTGCCCCGCAAAACCGCCGCCGCTGATCCAGTTGCCGCTGACGCTCTAGGCGGGGCCGGGAACGACAGTTGCCAGCGGCCGCTGGTGCCGGGTGCACCGGTCGTTCCCTGTCACAGGCATCAGGTAGCCCCTGATCTCCAACGATCTCCAGTATTACTGCGGCCCAGGTTCGATGTGAAGAGGCGTCGGTGGTCTACCCTTTGGTCTACCCTCCTGACCCGC includes the following:
- a CDS encoding 4Fe-4S dicluster domain-containing protein, with translation MNDQGANLDRRALLFGKWRREKPSVAASPSVTSIRAINWVRPPGAIAPNLFVQTCDGCGACAEVCPAQAIKMTGPAVDGRRPGPRIDAAQSPCVLCDAIACVTACPTKALAPVDRDAIRIAQIRFDDTRCWSANGTDSACTVCAERCPVGEGAISVVPGKGPTIAAGCTGCGVCVHYCPAKPPPLIQLPLTL